A window of the Danio aesculapii chromosome 10, fDanAes4.1, whole genome shotgun sequence genome harbors these coding sequences:
- the pitpnab gene encoding phosphatidylinositol transfer protein alpha isoform, with protein MLIKEFRVILPISVEEYQVGQLYSVAEASKNETGGGEGVEVLKNEPYEKDGEKGQYTHKIYHLQSKVPSFVRMLAPASALNIHEKAWNAYPYCRTVITNEYMKENFLIKIETWHKPDMGQQDNVHGLDPDTWKKVDVVYIDIADRSQVEPKDYKPEEDPSKYKSVKTGRGPLGPDWKRELPKKTDCPHMCAYKLVTVKFKWWGLQNKVENFIQKQEKRLFTNFHRQLFCWIDKWIELNMDDIRRMEEETRKELDEMRVKDPVKGMVALED; from the exons TCGAGTGATCCTACCGATTTCTGTGGAGGAG TATCAAGTCGGGCAGCTATATTCGGTAGCGGAGGCCAGTAAGAACGAGACGGGTGGAGGAGAAGGTGTGGAGGTGTTGAAGAACGAACCCTATGAGAAGGATGGAGAGAAGGGCCAGTACACACACAAAATCTACCACCTGCAGAG TAAAGTCCCATCTTTTGTACGAATGCTTGCACCAGCGTCAGCACTGAACATTCACGAGAAAGCTTGGAACGCCTACCCATACTGCCGCACAG TAATAACT AACGAGTACATGAAAGAAAACTTCCTCATCAAGATCGAGACATGGCACAAACCGGACATGGGACAGCAGGATAAT GTTCACGGTTTGGACCCAGACACCTGGAAGAAGGTAGATGTGGTTTACATAGACATTGCAGACAGAAGTCAGGTGGAGCCAAAG GACTATAAACCTGAGGAAGACCCTAGTAAGTATAAGTCTGTAAAGACTGGAAGAGGGCCGCTCGGTCCAGATTGGAAG AGAGAGCTACCTAAAAAGACAGACTGCCCACACATGTGTGCCTACAAACTGGTTACTGTCAAGTTCAAGTGGTGGGGCCTGCAAAACAAAGTGGAAAACTTTATTCAAAAG CAAGAGAAGCGCTTGTTCACTAACTTCCACCGGCAGCTTTTCTGTTGGATTGATAAATGGATCGAGCTGAACATGGACGACATCCGcagaatggaggaagaaactagGAAGGAACTGGATGAG ATGAGAGTGAAGGATCCGGTGAAAGGAATGGTGGCTCTTGAAGACTGA